A single Paenibacillus kribbensis DNA region contains:
- a CDS encoding DUF1361 domain-containing protein translates to MYARLRSLNYPVKGYVFMVLAVCSVISTLWIINVQLPSGGRPYFFIWWNMMLAWIPMALTLLLDVIYCSWRRGMRTFLLWVTGVGWLVFYPNTPYLITDLLHVFAKYPFLEEQRFWGNPYFWNHVLGMLLVAVLGLTMGFVSLESIRQLVQRARGRLVSWLFVVVVLLLSSLGIYIGRFFRGNTWDIVSAPSQLYEQVSSIWADSLQRTHFIEFSGLVFVILLVSHMSTMCIIWMGNSRRDEWRSW, encoded by the coding sequence ATGTATGCCCGTTTAAGATCGTTAAATTATCCTGTAAAAGGGTATGTTTTTATGGTATTGGCCGTATGCTCAGTGATCAGCACTTTATGGATCATTAATGTGCAGTTGCCCTCAGGGGGACGCCCTTATTTTTTTATATGGTGGAATATGATGCTGGCCTGGATTCCCATGGCTCTGACATTGCTGCTGGATGTCATTTATTGTTCCTGGAGAAGGGGGATGAGGACGTTTTTACTGTGGGTGACAGGGGTGGGCTGGCTCGTGTTTTATCCCAATACGCCCTATTTAATTACAGATTTGTTGCATGTATTCGCCAAATATCCATTTCTTGAGGAGCAACGCTTCTGGGGAAATCCGTATTTCTGGAATCATGTACTGGGGATGCTGCTGGTAGCTGTCCTTGGCCTGACGATGGGTTTTGTATCGCTCGAATCGATACGACAGCTGGTACAACGTGCACGTGGCAGGCTTGTAAGCTGGCTGTTTGTAGTGGTAGTCCTGTTGTTGAGCAGCCTGGGTATATACATCGGCCGTTTCTTTCGCGGAAATACGTGGGATATTGTTTCTGCACCTTCCCAACTGTATGAACAGGTGTCTTCTATATGGGCGGACTCCCTGCAACGTACTCACTTTATAGAGTTTAGTGGGCTGGTATTCGTTATTTTGCTGGTCAGCCATATGTCCACGATGTGTATCATCTGGATGGGTAACAGCCGCCGGGACGAATGGCGCAGCTGGTAA
- a CDS encoding ABC transporter permease, whose protein sequence is MKGNVYFRRYWQLYALLVLPLAYFIVFKYGPMWGVQIAFKDFNFFQGITGSEWIGFDAFREVFRMDDFYRTLRNTIVLNLLDLLVSFPAPLILAILLYEMKVVWFKKLSQTILYIPHFISWVIIGGIVYQVFGTQSGMINNVLTTLGFQAIPFLTDKNDWVLTYLLTGVWQSAGWGTILYLAALTGINRELFEAAEVDGAGRLKRIWYITIPGMKTTIATLLIINLGNMITIGFDRPYVIGNVAVRDYSDVLSTFVYRIGMESGQYTLATVVGLFQAVVGLIFVLGANYASKKLTDESIM, encoded by the coding sequence ATGAAAGGGAACGTTTACTTCCGCAGATATTGGCAATTATACGCGTTGCTTGTGCTGCCCCTGGCCTACTTTATTGTTTTCAAATATGGTCCGATGTGGGGCGTACAGATCGCTTTTAAGGATTTTAACTTTTTTCAAGGGATTACGGGAAGCGAGTGGATCGGGTTTGATGCATTTCGGGAAGTATTCCGCATGGACGATTTTTATAGAACGCTGCGTAATACCATTGTATTAAATCTGCTTGATCTGCTGGTTTCGTTTCCGGCACCTTTAATCCTGGCGATTTTACTCTATGAAATGAAAGTGGTCTGGTTTAAAAAACTGTCGCAAACGATATTGTATATCCCCCATTTTATTTCGTGGGTCATTATCGGCGGGATTGTGTATCAGGTGTTTGGTACGCAGTCCGGCATGATTAACAATGTACTTACCACGCTCGGCTTTCAAGCGATTCCATTTTTGACAGATAAAAATGACTGGGTGCTGACCTATCTGCTCACGGGTGTGTGGCAAAGCGCAGGCTGGGGAACGATTTTGTATCTAGCTGCTTTGACCGGCATTAACCGGGAATTGTTTGAAGCTGCCGAGGTAGATGGAGCAGGACGCTTGAAGAGAATTTGGTACATTACGATTCCAGGTATGAAAACGACCATTGCTACGCTGCTTATCATCAATCTGGGGAATATGATCACGATTGGCTTTGATCGTCCTTATGTCATCGGCAATGTGGCCGTTCGGGATTACTCCGATGTGCTCAGCACATTTGTGTATCGCATCGGGATGGAGTCCGGGCAATATACGCTGGCAACGGTGGTTGGCCTGTTTCAGGCCGTGGTTGGTCTGATCTTTGTGCTAGGCGCTAACTATGCATCCAAGAAGCTGACGGATGAAAGTATTATGTAA
- a CDS encoding DUF2238 domain-containing protein, whose amino-acid sequence MNQTTVSYKNDRYPLILLVLLGLALMWSLIRPADYFTWLLEVLPAGVGAVLLMAIYRQFRFTNLVYTLIWLHALILIVGGHYTYAEMPLFNWIRDTFGLERNYYDRLGHFAQGFVPALIVREVLLRKTTLGSGGWLTFLIVSVCLAISAAYELIEFVVAKATGTAAEAFLGTQGDVWDTQWDMLFALIGALTAVILLSGVHNKHLKQLKH is encoded by the coding sequence ATAAATCAGACAACGGTAAGCTATAAAAATGACCGTTACCCGCTTATTTTGCTTGTATTGCTGGGGCTTGCTCTCATGTGGTCCTTGATTCGTCCAGCAGATTATTTTACATGGCTGCTGGAAGTTCTCCCGGCAGGTGTAGGAGCTGTGCTGTTGATGGCTATTTACCGCCAATTCCGGTTTACAAACCTGGTGTACACCCTGATCTGGCTGCATGCACTGATCCTGATTGTCGGTGGACATTATACCTATGCTGAAATGCCGCTGTTCAACTGGATTCGGGACACATTTGGGCTGGAGCGCAACTATTATGATCGGCTTGGGCATTTTGCGCAAGGCTTTGTGCCTGCGCTCATTGTAAGGGAAGTGCTGCTGCGTAAAACGACCTTGGGAAGCGGAGGCTGGCTCACTTTCCTCATCGTCAGTGTGTGTCTTGCGATCAGTGCTGCGTACGAGCTGATCGAGTTTGTGGTAGCCAAGGCAACCGGAACGGCAGCAGAAGCTTTTTTGGGGACACAGGGAGATGTATGGGATACCCAATGGGATATGCTGTTCGCGTTGATCGGTGCCCTGACAGCTGTAATTTTGTTAAGCGGGGTACATAACAAGCATCTCAAACAGCTCAAGCATTAG
- a CDS encoding MFS transporter: MAGSQMLKLRSFYLFIGLAGGMFNPYLTLLLVQNGLTSSSVGVLMAIGTLVSILVQPIWGMIVDQYRQMRLVLILSVAVPGVMAVCYQSEHFVLMALVYSIMAIFTATQAPIADSYAIVAAKKAGTTYGSIRFMASIGNAVGGYIGGLFVSLLSVTMLWVPFLALNSLAALTALTLPKKTEEDLVLRKSLSDGMGQLLRNRTFLMFLGGSFLVNQTLTAFNTYFVLAFKMSGGLPSLVGIALLIASITNVPSMLLASRVIRKIGLERTLLLGAVAYMFRWGIQWVFPDPAVMIAVQVLHGLSFGFFYIAAVEYVSHVTEKDMQATGQSVFNMVFAGLAGIVGNLLNGFLLHAGGPQLMNLACMISATLGALMMVYVSRSRKDGKTGKVRKLSMSLPSEISQQE, encoded by the coding sequence ATGGCTGGCTCACAAATGCTGAAGCTGCGCAGCTTCTATTTGTTTATTGGTTTGGCGGGGGGCATGTTTAACCCTTATTTGACCCTGCTGCTGGTTCAAAATGGGTTGACGAGCAGCAGCGTTGGTGTTTTGATGGCGATCGGTACGCTTGTCTCCATTTTGGTTCAGCCGATATGGGGAATGATTGTGGATCAATATCGTCAAATGCGACTGGTCCTTATTTTGAGTGTAGCGGTACCGGGAGTCATGGCTGTATGCTATCAGTCAGAGCATTTTGTGCTGATGGCTTTAGTTTATTCCATCATGGCCATATTTACGGCAACACAGGCACCGATTGCGGATTCCTATGCGATTGTGGCGGCTAAAAAGGCAGGCACAACCTACGGCAGCATACGATTTATGGCGAGTATAGGCAATGCGGTGGGTGGCTACATCGGGGGACTGTTTGTGTCCCTTTTATCTGTGACGATGCTCTGGGTGCCTTTTTTGGCGCTGAACAGCCTTGCGGCCTTGACGGCGCTGACGCTGCCGAAAAAAACGGAAGAAGATCTCGTGCTGCGCAAATCACTTTCGGACGGGATGGGTCAATTGCTCCGCAACAGGACCTTTTTAATGTTTTTGGGCGGCAGCTTTTTGGTGAATCAGACATTGACTGCATTCAATACCTATTTTGTACTGGCCTTTAAAATGTCAGGAGGACTTCCGAGTTTAGTCGGGATTGCTCTACTGATCGCCTCCATTACGAACGTCCCTTCTATGCTGCTCGCTTCACGAGTGATTCGAAAAATCGGGTTGGAGAGAACCCTGTTGCTAGGGGCCGTCGCTTATATGTTCCGATGGGGGATTCAGTGGGTCTTTCCTGATCCTGCCGTTATGATCGCTGTGCAGGTGCTGCACGGGCTATCGTTTGGATTTTTCTACATTGCTGCGGTTGAATATGTATCGCATGTCACTGAAAAGGATATGCAGGCGACCGGACAAAGCGTGTTCAATATGGTGTTTGCCGGACTGGCAGGGATTGTAGGCAATTTGCTAAACGGGTTTCTCCTTCATGCTGGAGGGCCGCAGCTGATGAATTTGGCGTGTATGATCAGCGCGACCTTAGGTGCGCTAATGATGGTGTATGTATCACGCAGCCGTAAGGATGGGAAAACAGGAAAGGTACGCAAGTTATCCATGAGTCTCCCATCAGAGATTTCACAGCAGGAATAG
- a CDS encoding sugar phosphate isomerase/epimerase family protein: MMIMKAKGEYSFSTCWNIKKHTVGRELIEEIRELGFSRVELNYNITREMLTTIEPMIERGEIGISSVHNTFPHTPDPDYGTDSVLLGFDDEAKRKRAIELLVQSAEYAHRYGAKAVVVHPGEVPFPYDISEELAGIYREQGRDSAAYQTLWTQMLERRNSLSGHYAKRIRDSLEEVCDRITSKGYDVAIGIETRSRCYQMPTLQEAKTIIDGLKGAPVNLWYDIGHGMIMDRMGLYDNAKEANEMIDYILGVHIHETIGLSDHWCPYIHSGDLEFFDRFVNIIRQAPIKVYELKAACQPEDIERSHELLTGKIARLETQG; encoded by the coding sequence ATGATGATAATGAAGGCGAAGGGGGAATACTCCTTTTCCACCTGTTGGAATATTAAAAAGCATACAGTTGGCCGAGAGCTTATTGAGGAAATACGCGAGCTGGGCTTTAGCCGGGTGGAGCTGAATTATAACATTACCCGGGAAATGCTGACGACGATTGAGCCTATGATTGAACGGGGAGAAATCGGCATATCGAGTGTGCATAATACGTTTCCTCATACACCAGACCCGGATTACGGCACGGATTCCGTGCTGCTCGGGTTTGATGATGAGGCGAAGCGAAAACGCGCGATAGAGCTCTTGGTGCAATCTGCGGAATATGCGCATCGCTACGGGGCGAAGGCCGTGGTTGTGCACCCTGGTGAGGTTCCATTTCCATATGATATCAGTGAGGAACTGGCTGGTATTTACCGTGAGCAGGGCAGGGATTCGGCTGCTTATCAAACGCTGTGGACACAAATGCTGGAGCGACGAAATTCACTGAGCGGACATTATGCGAAGCGTATTCGCGACAGTTTGGAGGAGGTGTGCGACCGCATTACTTCCAAGGGGTATGATGTAGCCATCGGCATTGAAACGCGTTCACGCTGCTATCAGATGCCCACCCTACAGGAGGCAAAGACGATTATAGATGGTTTGAAGGGGGCACCTGTCAACCTGTGGTATGACATTGGACATGGTATGATCATGGACCGTATGGGATTGTACGATAACGCCAAGGAAGCCAATGAAATGATCGATTATATCCTGGGTGTCCACATTCATGAAACCATAGGATTATCTGATCACTGGTGCCCTTATATTCATAGCGGTGATCTGGAATTTTTTGATCGTTTCGTGAATATCATCCGGCAGGCCCCGATTAAGGTCTATGAGCTGAAAGCAGCTTGTCAGCCGGAAGATATTGAACGCAGTCATGAGCTGCTGACAGGCAAGATAGCGAGGCTTGAGACGCAAGGCTAA
- a CDS encoding glycosyltransferase family 4 protein: MLRVALFTDTYAPDVNGAALTLERWIDYLETHGVSTLVFAPEADSHLPSGPGVERLRSIPFLLYRECRLAIPNAKQINERLSAFSPHLIHVATPFNLGLYGTSYAAKHHIPLVASYHTHFDKYLEYYKLRWLEPALWKYMLWFHRHCERVYVPSRSTMELLRNKGMSQLEIWSRGIDTDHFQPKVDRHAVWDKWGVRADAFVILYVGRLAPEKGIDTLLDTYLQLPDDVRADSVLVIAGDGPLHKAKTAADMGLPEHAVYWLGFVKGRELAELYAAADVFLFPSTTETFGNVVLEAMASGTPVVGADEGGVKDNLIHGKTGLLCPPGDVAAFAEAVHLLYEDVPLRRSMSIAGRAYSLEQTWDRIFERLLDSYMDAATLHLSSQPITRI, encoded by the coding sequence ATGCTTCGAGTCGCATTATTTACCGATACGTATGCGCCTGACGTCAATGGCGCTGCCCTGACACTGGAACGATGGATTGACTATCTGGAGACACATGGGGTATCTACACTCGTCTTCGCACCCGAGGCAGACAGCCATCTGCCCTCGGGGCCGGGCGTGGAGCGGCTACGGAGCATTCCCTTTTTGCTGTACCGGGAATGCAGACTTGCGATCCCCAACGCCAAGCAGATCAATGAGCGTTTGTCAGCCTTTTCACCACATCTGATTCATGTCGCTACTCCATTTAACCTTGGCCTTTACGGAACAAGCTACGCGGCCAAACATCATATTCCACTCGTTGCCTCATACCATACCCATTTTGATAAATACCTCGAATATTACAAGCTTCGCTGGCTTGAACCTGCCTTATGGAAATACATGCTTTGGTTTCACAGACATTGCGAAAGAGTGTATGTCCCTTCCCGGTCAACCATGGAATTGTTGCGTAATAAGGGAATGAGTCAACTCGAAATCTGGAGCAGAGGAATTGATACCGATCACTTCCAGCCAAAGGTGGATCGTCATGCAGTATGGGACAAATGGGGCGTTCGTGCAGATGCATTTGTTATTTTGTATGTCGGCAGGCTTGCACCGGAAAAGGGAATAGACACGCTGCTGGATACCTATCTCCAGTTGCCCGACGATGTCCGTGCAGACTCGGTGTTGGTCATTGCAGGAGATGGTCCATTACACAAGGCAAAGACGGCCGCAGATATGGGGCTGCCGGAGCATGCAGTCTACTGGCTGGGCTTTGTCAAAGGGCGAGAATTGGCTGAATTATACGCCGCAGCCGATGTGTTTCTCTTCCCCTCCACCACTGAAACCTTTGGCAACGTCGTACTGGAGGCCATGGCAAGCGGTACTCCCGTGGTCGGTGCCGATGAAGGCGGAGTAAAAGATAATTTAATTCACGGAAAAACAGGTCTATTGTGTCCTCCCGGGGATGTGGCTGCTTTCGCTGAAGCTGTACATCTATTGTACGAGGATGTCCCGCTTCGCCGCTCTATGTCCATAGCAGGCAGAGCCTACAGCCTGGAGCAGACGTGGGACCGCATTTTTGAGCGGCTGCTGGACAGCTACATGGATGCAGCCACGCTTCATCTCAGCAGCCAGCCCATAACACGAATATAG
- a CDS encoding ROK family protein, whose product MADIFVHKQHRDEPKVSGWAAGIDVGGTKTLICIGTAERQVVLRHKFPTVHTKDVHFFFERLFWELENCLEQTGLSLEQLKGIGIGFPGMVDNDSGTITHAPAIQWSSADSTHVNIRSIIAQRYSGCLVLDNDVNMAALGEQWLGAARGLRHVMMVTVGTGIGSGLILNGELYKGAAGGAGEMAYWIAGEEQARQAAKQKGTDEFGVFESLTSGTAITRSVKSALASGMPGAHMIRLAEGDRDKVGARHVLQAAAEGDIEAQTIVEPALAHMAMALTNVISLLNPEMIVIGGGVAEGNTYYLDEIRQRVALWTDIPCTIVPAELGNEAGAIGGLATILGSAVR is encoded by the coding sequence ATGGCGGACATATTTGTACACAAGCAACACAGGGATGAGCCGAAGGTTTCCGGCTGGGCGGCAGGCATTGATGTTGGCGGGACGAAGACACTGATCTGTATTGGCACAGCGGAAAGGCAAGTAGTGTTGAGACATAAATTCCCGACGGTTCATACGAAGGATGTTCATTTTTTCTTTGAGCGTCTGTTCTGGGAGCTGGAGAACTGTCTGGAGCAGACAGGGCTGTCACTGGAACAGTTGAAAGGCATTGGCATCGGCTTTCCCGGTATGGTGGATAACGATAGCGGAACGATCACTCACGCTCCAGCGATTCAATGGAGCTCTGCAGATAGTACGCATGTAAATATACGATCTATCATTGCACAGCGATATAGCGGTTGCCTGGTGCTGGATAATGATGTGAACATGGCTGCGCTCGGAGAACAATGGCTGGGGGCAGCCCGGGGATTACGCCATGTCATGATGGTAACGGTAGGGACAGGCATTGGTAGTGGCCTTATTTTAAATGGGGAGCTGTACAAGGGTGCCGCAGGCGGAGCTGGTGAAATGGCGTACTGGATTGCAGGCGAGGAACAGGCGCGGCAAGCGGCAAAACAGAAAGGGACAGACGAGTTTGGTGTGTTCGAATCTTTAACATCCGGCACAGCGATTACACGCAGTGTAAAATCGGCGCTCGCATCCGGTATGCCTGGTGCGCATATGATTCGGCTGGCAGAGGGAGACAGGGACAAGGTCGGGGCTCGCCATGTTTTACAAGCGGCGGCTGAAGGGGATATCGAAGCACAGACGATTGTGGAGCCTGCGCTGGCGCATATGGCGATGGCTTTGACGAATGTGATCAGCCTGCTGAACCCGGAAATGATCGTTATAGGTGGTGGAGTGGCAGAAGGCAACACGTATTATTTGGATGAAATTCGGCAAAGAGTAGCCTTATGGACGGATATTCCTTGCACCATTGTACCTGCTGAGCTGGGTAATGAAGCCGGGGCCATCGGAGGTCTGGCGACCATTCTGGGCAGCGCGGTACGCTAA
- a CDS encoding carbohydrate ABC transporter permease → MSERTANRTFDIVTTVLVAVAVLLCLAPFIHILSISFSSNRAITSGEVTLFPVEFNLQAYGKVFADMSMIRSLGFTVLLTVITTVLSMLMTIIAAYPLTKKNLKGRKTMMFIIVVTMFFSGGIIPEYILVRDLHLLNNMWSLILPGLISPFYLIILISFFNGIPESLGEAAEIDGTSQFGTLIRIVLPLSLPVLATLSLFYGVGRWNGFQDTLMYIQNPDLFPLQLKLYQMIQNNMVSELTRLEGASGARITPEGLKAASVIFATVPILLVYPWLQRYFVSGVMVGAVKG, encoded by the coding sequence ATGAGTGAACGTACTGCAAATCGCACCTTTGATATCGTCACGACTGTGCTGGTGGCTGTGGCTGTACTGCTGTGTCTGGCCCCGTTTATTCACATTTTGTCCATTTCCTTCAGCTCCAACCGGGCGATTACGTCCGGGGAGGTGACTCTGTTTCCGGTTGAGTTCAATTTGCAGGCATATGGAAAGGTCTTTGCCGATATGAGCATGATCCGTTCGCTCGGGTTTACAGTTCTGCTGACGGTGATTACGACAGTGCTGAGTATGCTGATGACGATCATAGCGGCATATCCGTTAACGAAGAAAAACCTGAAGGGCCGTAAAACCATGATGTTTATCATTGTGGTGACGATGTTTTTCAGCGGTGGCATCATTCCCGAATACATTTTGGTGCGTGATCTGCATTTGTTGAATAACATGTGGTCTCTTATTTTACCAGGTCTGATCAGCCCGTTTTATCTGATTATTCTCATTTCATTCTTTAATGGGATTCCGGAAAGCTTGGGAGAAGCGGCGGAGATTGATGGCACCAGTCAATTCGGCACCCTGATTCGGATTGTACTGCCGCTGTCCCTGCCTGTATTGGCGACGTTAAGTCTGTTTTACGGTGTGGGACGCTGGAATGGATTTCAGGATACGCTGATGTATATTCAAAACCCCGATTTATTTCCGTTACAGCTCAAGCTGTATCAAATGATTCAAAATAACATGGTATCCGAGCTGACCAGGCTGGAAGGAGCCAGTGGCGCGAGAATTACGCCTGAAGGGTTGAAGGCGGCGAGCGTCATTTTTGCTACGGTTCCGATTCTGCTCGTTTATCCGTGGCTGCAAAGGTATTTTGTTAGTGGAGTGATGGTCGGAGCGGTGAAAGGATGA
- a CDS encoding extracellular solute-binding protein: MRRSKAGGSLKKLRLLLAATVALSVVLSGCSSGEADKSSTAAEDKGGSLKVEIFDRGNTPQGYTITDSYLTRYAKENFGKPNNIDLTYVPVQRSEEVTKLNVLMASGGDVPDIVFTYDSGTFERYAEQGGLTDLTPLLDEYGPNLKKFLGEDTLSYGQVEGKQFAIPGKRTILGKYSSFIRQDWLDTLKMPVPQTTDELYNTLKAFKEKDPGKTGGKAVPMGMTMEPGQYDPLLWSFVKPVTDEQKYTLTQKLGSRDYPTLLPGFKDGVRFLNKLYNENLISKDFGLDKDKKQLTQDIQSGNTGFFSDDYDNIFYNDAAYSNLLANQPKAKLTPIDPYTNSESKHAKPEFASNGLYIMVPKSSEHAIEAIKYLDWMSSEKVLRDMQNGVEGENYTLKDGIPVAKENPTQEAQDRIYNQGDVVIIANGKIAGDDNKNKEAFIMAMPPQFQEDVRKAMDISNTDTVPPVKFDHPIKSESKYSNSLLDKFDEMVVKSVMAPPAQFDAVYDASLKDYMVSGGQAILDERTEAYKAMTGK, from the coding sequence ATGAGAAGAAGCAAGGCTGGAGGATCATTGAAGAAGCTGCGTCTGCTGCTTGCAGCTACGGTTGCACTATCGGTTGTATTGAGTGGGTGCTCGTCAGGTGAGGCGGACAAGAGTTCGACCGCTGCCGAAGACAAGGGTGGTTCATTGAAGGTTGAAATTTTTGACAGAGGCAACACACCTCAAGGCTATACCATTACTGACAGCTATTTGACCCGTTATGCAAAAGAAAACTTTGGCAAACCCAATAACATCGATTTAACATACGTGCCCGTTCAGCGCTCGGAAGAGGTCACCAAGCTGAATGTCCTGATGGCCAGCGGAGGCGATGTACCTGATATCGTATTTACTTATGATTCCGGCACCTTTGAACGGTACGCAGAGCAAGGTGGATTGACGGACTTAACCCCACTGCTGGATGAGTATGGTCCCAATCTCAAAAAGTTTCTTGGTGAGGATACGCTGAGCTACGGACAGGTAGAGGGCAAGCAGTTCGCTATTCCGGGTAAACGTACCATCTTAGGAAAATACTCTTCTTTTATACGTCAGGATTGGCTTGATACGCTGAAAATGCCTGTCCCTCAAACGACAGATGAGCTATATAACACGTTAAAAGCTTTTAAGGAAAAAGATCCCGGCAAGACGGGGGGCAAGGCCGTTCCCATGGGGATGACGATGGAGCCTGGGCAATATGATCCGCTGCTGTGGTCTTTTGTTAAGCCGGTGACGGATGAGCAGAAATATACGCTGACCCAAAAGCTGGGTTCCCGTGATTATCCGACGCTGCTGCCTGGATTCAAGGATGGAGTCCGGTTTCTGAACAAGCTGTACAATGAAAACCTGATCAGCAAGGACTTCGGTCTGGATAAGGACAAAAAACAGCTGACTCAGGATATACAAAGTGGAAATACCGGCTTTTTTAGCGATGATTATGACAACATCTTTTATAACGATGCAGCTTATTCCAATCTGTTGGCCAACCAGCCCAAAGCGAAGCTGACGCCAATAGATCCTTACACGAACAGTGAGAGCAAGCATGCCAAGCCGGAATTTGCATCCAACGGCCTCTACATTATGGTGCCTAAATCCAGTGAGCATGCGATTGAGGCCATCAAGTATCTGGACTGGATGTCTTCTGAAAAGGTGCTGCGCGACATGCAGAACGGGGTGGAAGGCGAGAACTATACCTTGAAAGACGGAATCCCGGTTGCCAAGGAAAACCCTACACAAGAAGCACAGGATCGTATCTATAATCAAGGTGATGTGGTCATTATTGCGAATGGCAAGATCGCAGGAGACGATAACAAAAACAAGGAAGCCTTTATTATGGCTATGCCGCCTCAGTTCCAGGAGGATGTTCGCAAGGCCATGGATATATCGAACACAGATACCGTTCCTCCGGTGAAATTTGACCATCCGATTAAGTCCGAGTCCAAATACAGCAACTCACTGCTGGATAAGTTTGATGAAATGGTCGTCAAATCTGTGATGGCACCTCCGGCACAGTTTGATGCAGTCTACGATGCGTCATTAAAGGATTATATGGTGAGCGGCGGCCAGGCGATACTCGATGAGCGTACCGAAGCCTACAAGGCCATGACAGGCAAGTAA
- a CDS encoding YwbE family protein produces MNGQNRSDIRTGLEVDIVLKKDQPTGKLTRGTVKDILTNSPRHPHGIKVRLTDGQVGRVKHIVTNDG; encoded by the coding sequence ATGAACGGACAAAACCGATCCGATATCCGTACTGGTCTTGAAGTGGATATTGTGCTTAAAAAAGATCAGCCCACCGGGAAGCTGACGCGAGGAACGGTGAAGGATATCCTGACCAATTCCCCGCGTCATCCGCATGGAATCAAAGTGCGTTTGACAGATGGGCAGGTTGGGCGGGTCAAACATATTGTAACGAATGATGGCTAG